In one Chelmon rostratus isolate fCheRos1 chromosome 7, fCheRos1.pri, whole genome shotgun sequence genomic region, the following are encoded:
- the lxn gene encoding latexin isoform X2, translated as MATGELNPNHYPAQRAAKVVQHYLNTRYGSPYRLFGLQRVHSGNAEDVADSGRKYQLEISVQEMIGNTTEKCSAEVFFAREEQHRSVEVQALCKDILKIDTKAQEEAFYQQCKMNQSLLSAQNLPDSNGHIEPDMKPLWHLGTVASSFVMLNQSTENTLYNMAQVANITQLPTENDQLKFDCHILLHEMVSQEIVHWKLLFTWSPVGGVKVPHMEQLPHCHDCERSTNTN; from the exons ATGGCCACCGGAGAGCTGAACCCCAATCACTACCCTGCTCAGAGGGCGGCCAAAGTGGTCCAGCACTACCTCAACACCCGTTATGGCTCTCCATACAGGCTGTTCGGACTGCAGAGGGTCCACAGTGGAAACGCAGAG GATGTGGCAGACTCTGGGAGAAAGTATCAGCTGGAGATCTCAGTGCAGGAGATGATCGGCAAC ACCACAGAGAAATGCTCTGCGGAGGTTTTCTTTGCGAGGGAAGAACAGCATCGCTCAGTTGAGGTCCAGGCCTTGTGCAAGGACATCCTTAAAATCGACACCAAAGCTCAAGAGGAGGCCTTTTACCAACAGTGCAAGATGAACCAAAGCCTGCTGTCGGCACAAAATCTACCCG ACAGCAACGGTCACATTGAGCCCGACATGAAGCCTCTCTGGCACCTGGGCACTGTGGCCTCCAGCTTCGTCATGCTGAACCAATCCACTGAAAACACCCTGTACAACATGGCTCAGGTGGCCAACATCACGCAGCTG CCAACTGAGAACGACCAGCTGAAGTTCGACTGTCACATACTGCTACATGAGATGGTGTCCCAG GAAATCGTTCACTGGAAACTGCTGTTCACCTGGTCTCCTGTAGGGGGGGTTAAAGTGCCACACATGGAACAGCTGCCACACTGCCATGATTGTGAAAGATCTACTAACACAAACTAA